In the Sediminibacter sp. Hel_I_10 genome, one interval contains:
- a CDS encoding NAD(P)/FAD-dependent oxidoreductase, protein MIKTDILIIGAGPTGLFAVFEAGLLKLKCHLIDALPQPGGQCSEIYPKKPIYDIPAYPEILAGDLTHKLMEQCKQFEPGFTMGERAETIEKQEDGSFIVTTNKGTKHHAPVVAIAGGLGSFEPRKPLIPNIASFEDKGVEYFIKDPEVYRDKRVVIAGGGDSALDWSIFLSNIAKEVTLIHRRNEFRGALDSVENVQELKNQGKINLVTPAEVTNVVGKNKVEAVVVSPSKEDKNEFELECDHFIPLFGLSPKLGPIANWGLEIEKNAIKVNNSLDYQTNIPGIFAIGDVNTYPGKLKLILCGFHEATLMCQAAYQIINPGKRYVLKYTTVSGVDGFDGSRKEAPKAVVKSID, encoded by the coding sequence ATGATTAAAACAGATATACTTATCATCGGTGCTGGCCCAACAGGGCTTTTTGCCGTATTTGAAGCGGGATTACTCAAGTTGAAATGTCATTTAATTGACGCATTGCCGCAACCTGGCGGACAATGTTCAGAGATTTACCCTAAAAAACCCATTTATGATATTCCTGCCTATCCCGAAATTCTAGCAGGAGATCTTACCCATAAACTTATGGAACAATGTAAGCAGTTTGAACCCGGGTTTACCATGGGCGAACGAGCTGAAACCATTGAAAAGCAAGAAGACGGCAGTTTTATTGTAACCACCAATAAAGGGACAAAACATCACGCTCCAGTAGTGGCCATTGCAGGCGGATTGGGTAGTTTTGAACCTAGAAAACCACTCATCCCAAACATTGCCTCTTTTGAAGATAAAGGCGTTGAATATTTTATCAAAGATCCAGAAGTTTATCGCGATAAACGTGTGGTGATTGCTGGTGGTGGAGATTCGGCATTAGATTGGAGCATCTTTTTAAGCAACATTGCCAAAGAGGTTACCCTAATCCACAGACGTAACGAGTTTCGTGGCGCTTTAGATTCCGTAGAAAATGTACAAGAGCTTAAAAATCAAGGTAAGATCAATTTGGTTACCCCAGCTGAAGTGACCAATGTTGTAGGTAAAAATAAGGTAGAAGCGGTCGTCGTTTCGCCATCAAAAGAGGATAAAAATGAGTTTGAATTGGAGTGTGATCATTTTATTCCACTTTTCGGACTCTCTCCTAAGTTAGGTCCTATTGCAAACTGGGGTCTAGAAATTGAAAAGAATGCCATTAAGGTCAACAATTCTTTAGATTACCAAACCAACATCCCTGGTATTTTTGCCATAGGAGATGTCAATACCTATCCAGGAAAACTCAAATTGATTCTTTGTGGGTTTCATGAGGCCACACTCATGTGTCAAGCGGCATATCAAATCATTAATCCCGGAAAACGTTACGTTTTAAAATATACCACGGTGAGTGGTGTTGATGGGTTTGATGGCTCTAGAAAAGAAGCCCCTAAGGCCGTAGTAAAATCTATAGACTAA
- a CDS encoding 2Fe-2S iron-sulfur cluster-binding protein, whose amino-acid sequence MDQDINIKITDRDGTTHDVQAPTDMAMNLMEVVRSYELAPEGTIGICGGMAMCASCQCYVLSNHELPEMQDEEEAMLSEAFNVKDNSRLGCQIQMTPALEGLEIELAPEE is encoded by the coding sequence ATGGATCAAGACATCAATATAAAAATTACCGATCGAGACGGCACTACTCATGACGTTCAGGCTCCCACAGATATGGCCATGAACCTTATGGAAGTGGTGCGCTCTTATGAGCTTGCTCCAGAGGGAACTATTGGGATTTGTGGCGGTATGGCCATGTGTGCTTCATGTCAATGTTACGTACTATCCAACCATGAGTTACCAGAAATGCAAGATGAGGAGGAAGCCATGCTGAGCGAGGCCTTTAATGTAAAGGACAATTCGCGTTTAGGTTGCCAAATACAAATGACTCCCGCATTGGAAGGCCTAGAAATTGAATTGGCCCCAGAAGAATAG
- the rimM gene encoding ribosome maturation factor RimM (Essential for efficient processing of 16S rRNA), whose product MQKEDCFYLGKIVKKYSFKGELLAKLDTDEPELYEALDSIFVDLRGNLVPFFLESSQLHKSELLRIKFEDVETEQDADALLKCGLYLPIEFLPKLEDDKFYFHEIIGFKVEDKHFGHVGTIVSVNDSTAQSLFEIDRDGIEILIPMNDEFISKVDKKNKTIFVETPEGLIDLYL is encoded by the coding sequence ATGCAAAAAGAAGACTGTTTTTATCTCGGTAAAATTGTAAAAAAATATAGCTTTAAAGGTGAATTACTAGCAAAATTAGATACTGATGAGCCCGAACTTTACGAGGCATTAGATTCTATTTTTGTAGACCTTAGAGGCAATCTCGTTCCTTTTTTCTTAGAATCGTCACAACTTCACAAATCAGAACTGCTACGCATTAAATTTGAGGATGTAGAAACCGAGCAAGATGCAGATGCACTTTTAAAATGCGGACTCTACCTCCCCATAGAATTTTTGCCCAAACTTGAGGATGATAAATTCTACTTTCACGAGATCATTGGCTTTAAAGTTGAAGACAAGCATTTTGGTCACGTGGGAACCATTGTATCAGTTAATGACTCTACCGCACAATCTCTTTTTGAAATTGACAGGGATGGTATTGAAATTTTAATTCCTATGAATGACGAATTCATCTCTAAAGTCGACAAAAAGAACAAAACCATATTTGTTGAAACTCCAGAGGGATTGATTGATCTCTACCTCTAA
- a CDS encoding 30S ribosomal protein S16 gives MPVKIRLQRHGKKGKPYYWIVAADARATRDGKYLEKIGAYNPNTNPATIELDVDVAVTWLQNGAQPTDTAKAILSYKGALLKNHLAGGVAKGALTEEQAEEKFNAWLEEKTAKIQAKADGLSEAEAKERAEALAAEKAVNEARIAAATPEVVEETPAEGDTEAEATEETKATNEEE, from the coding sequence ATGCCAGTAAAAATTAGATTACAGAGACACGGTAAAAAAGGAAAACCTTATTACTGGATCGTTGCAGCAGATGCAAGAGCAACAAGAGATGGTAAATACCTAGAAAAAATTGGTGCTTACAATCCTAACACAAACCCAGCAACAATTGAGTTGGATGTTGATGTTGCCGTAACTTGGTTACAAAACGGTGCACAACCAACTGACACAGCAAAAGCTATTTTATCTTATAAAGGTGCTTTGCTTAAAAATCATTTGGCTGGCGGTGTTGCCAAAGGCGCATTAACCGAAGAACAAGCTGAAGAAAAATTCAACGCTTGGTTAGAGGAAAAAACAGCTAAGATTCAAGCCAAAGCAGACGGTCTTTCTGAAGCAGAAGCTAAAGAAAGAGCAGAAGCACTTGCTGCTGAGAAAGCAGTAAACGAAGCAAGAATTGCTGCCGCTACTCCTGAAGTTGTTGAAGAAACTCCTGCTGAAGGGGATACTGAAGCAGAAGCTACAGAAGAAACTAAAGCGACAAACGAAGAAGAATAA
- a CDS encoding DUF3050 domain-containing protein, translating to MTIKTIESTIAPFQKQLLEHPLYAKIGTPSELHLFLENHVFAVWDFMSLLKALQNQLTCTTTPWVPVGNPNTRYLINEIVLAEETDINSNGERQSHFEMYLDAMQETGANTENMTGFLADLESSKNIFITIKKSNLPKDLKAFLTFTFEVAFYGKPHEIAAAFTFGREDLIPNMFTEILKNFEANFPEQNLSKLLYYFERHIELDEDEHGPMALKMIEELCGDDDQKWKEVEAVSITALEKRIQLWNAIETLLFEKASVLN from the coding sequence ATGACCATTAAAACCATTGAAAGCACCATTGCTCCCTTTCAAAAACAACTCTTAGAGCATCCGCTCTATGCAAAAATTGGGACACCATCAGAGCTGCACCTCTTTTTAGAGAATCATGTATTTGCGGTTTGGGACTTTATGTCTTTACTAAAGGCCCTACAAAATCAATTAACTTGTACCACCACACCTTGGGTTCCCGTTGGAAATCCAAATACACGATATTTGATTAACGAAATTGTACTTGCAGAAGAAACAGATATCAATAGTAATGGTGAACGCCAAAGTCACTTTGAGATGTATTTGGACGCCATGCAAGAGACTGGTGCAAATACCGAAAACATGACTGGTTTTTTAGCCGATCTCGAATCGTCTAAAAACATTTTTATCACCATCAAGAAAAGCAATTTGCCAAAGGATTTAAAAGCGTTCTTAACCTTTACCTTTGAGGTCGCTTTTTATGGAAAACCGCATGAGATTGCGGCGGCTTTTACTTTTGGTCGTGAGGATTTGATTCCGAATATGTTTACGGAAATCTTAAAAAACTTTGAGGCTAATTTCCCTGAGCAAAATCTATCAAAACTATTGTATTATTTCGAGCGCCATATTGAGCTTGATGAAGACGAACATGGGCCAATGGCCTTGAAAATGATAGAAGAGCTTTGTGGTGATGACGATCAAAAATGGAAAGAGGTTGAAGCCGTATCTATCACCGCTTTAGAAAAACGAATTCAATTATGGAACGCCATTGAAACGCTCCTTTTTGAGAAGGCTTCTGTTTTAAATTAA
- a CDS encoding Mrp/NBP35 family ATP-binding protein — protein MKLKKQDILKALETISAPGEGQNMVESGAVTNVVTFADEVIVDITIKNPSLQAKKKTEVEIMQVIHKAVYEKAKITVNVKVDAPAKQTSNTIKGKEIPGIQNIIAVASGKGGVGKSTVTANLAVTLSKMGFKVGVLDADIYGPSMPIMFDVELERPVAVNIDGKSKMKPVENYGVKLLSIGFFTKPDQAVVWRGPMAAKALNQMIFDAAWGELDFLLIDLPPGTGDIHLSIMQSLPITGAVVVSTPQNVALADAKKGVAMFQQESINVPVLGIIENMAYFTPEELPDNKYYIFGKEGAKHLAEDLKVPFLGDLPLVQSIREAGDIGRPAAMQTATPLENAFEELTRNVVQEVVRRNDNLPPTEAIKITTMAGCSAVKK, from the coding sequence ATGAAATTAAAAAAACAAGACATACTAAAAGCACTTGAAACCATTTCAGCTCCGGGCGAAGGACAGAATATGGTAGAGAGTGGTGCCGTAACCAACGTTGTGACATTTGCAGATGAGGTTATCGTGGATATTACCATAAAAAACCCGAGCCTACAGGCTAAGAAAAAGACAGAGGTAGAGATCATGCAGGTCATTCACAAAGCGGTGTATGAAAAGGCAAAGATCACGGTTAATGTTAAGGTAGATGCACCTGCAAAGCAGACTTCTAACACGATTAAGGGAAAAGAAATTCCTGGTATTCAAAATATCATCGCTGTAGCTTCAGGTAAAGGCGGTGTAGGTAAATCAACCGTTACTGCAAACCTAGCGGTCACGCTTTCAAAAATGGGCTTCAAGGTTGGCGTTTTAGATGCTGATATTTATGGTCCTTCAATGCCCATCATGTTTGATGTGGAGTTAGAAAGACCAGTTGCTGTAAACATTGATGGCAAGTCTAAAATGAAACCAGTAGAAAACTACGGGGTGAAATTACTGTCCATAGGGTTCTTTACAAAACCAGATCAGGCCGTCGTTTGGCGTGGTCCTATGGCTGCAAAAGCACTAAATCAAATGATTTTTGATGCGGCTTGGGGAGAATTGGATTTTTTATTAATTGATTTGCCTCCTGGTACAGGAGATATTCACTTAAGTATTATGCAATCTTTGCCTATTACAGGTGCTGTAGTGGTAAGTACACCTCAAAATGTAGCGTTAGCCGATGCTAAAAAGGGCGTGGCCATGTTTCAACAAGAAAGCATCAATGTTCCTGTTTTAGGAATCATCGAGAATATGGCTTACTTTACTCCAGAAGAATTGCCAGATAACAAATATTACATCTTTGGTAAAGAAGGAGCTAAACATTTGGCAGAAGACTTAAAAGTACCATTCTTAGGAGATTTGCCATTGGTGCAAAGCATTAGAGAAGCTGGAGACATTGGTCGCCCGGCAGCAATGCAAACGGCAACACCTTTAGAAAATGCCTTTGAGGAATTAACAAGAAATGTTGTGCAAGAAGTCGTAAGAAGAAATGACAATCTTCCTCCAACCGAAGCTATCAAAATCACAACCATGGCTGGATGTTCAGCAGTAAAGAAATAA
- a CDS encoding DUF6252 family protein, whose amino-acid sequence MKKLAILLITALTICSCGDEVEFNTPAFQGNKNYNLWRADSFNATIDENGYLTLTGRNSTDEVQLTIPSVAVGTYTIGEIAGREAKVITADGTVYSTNNRPDESVSVYPELGEVKIEEIGLNTFTGTFEFLAFDESGLNSIGYNEGLFYRVPLVAGTIPTDIITCEDTGAGVSATQLAYENSFASDLEYIDSDVYASACAAYTTALETQFLYCGDEDNAIRDIIESLNACEFPCEYALQNTTTAQIAYSQATIGNFMEACGTYQLYLEQQLEICGDDDEGTIQLALDELNCTDSDADGIPDVYEDFDGDGILDNDDTDNDGLANYLDDDDDGDGVLTIFEATDEDGNPIDTDGDTDVDYLDDDDDGDGILTQDEGADPNMDGDPSDAVDTDDNGIPDYLDPM is encoded by the coding sequence ATGAAAAAACTTGCGATTTTATTAATAACCGCGTTAACTATATGTAGTTGTGGTGATGAAGTGGAGTTCAATACTCCTGCATTCCAAGGAAATAAAAATTATAATTTATGGAGAGCAGATTCGTTTAACGCAACTATTGATGAGAATGGATATCTAACCTTAACAGGAAGAAATAGTACTGATGAGGTACAGTTAACCATACCAAGTGTTGCTGTTGGAACCTATACTATTGGAGAAATCGCAGGAAGAGAAGCTAAAGTCATTACCGCTGACGGAACGGTGTATTCTACAAACAATCGACCCGATGAAAGTGTTTCGGTTTATCCAGAACTAGGAGAGGTTAAAATTGAAGAGATTGGTCTAAATACATTTACAGGAACTTTCGAGTTTTTGGCTTTTGATGAATCTGGATTGAATTCTATAGGCTATAACGAAGGACTTTTTTACAGAGTGCCACTAGTTGCGGGAACCATACCTACTGATATTATCACTTGTGAAGATACAGGTGCTGGAGTTTCAGCTACACAATTGGCCTATGAAAATTCATTTGCTTCAGATTTAGAATATATTGATAGCGATGTCTATGCATCGGCTTGCGCTGCTTACACTACTGCTTTAGAAACACAATTTTTGTATTGTGGTGATGAAGATAACGCCATTAGAGATATTATAGAAAGTCTTAATGCCTGTGAGTTTCCTTGTGAATATGCGCTTCAAAATACAACGACGGCTCAAATAGCCTATAGCCAAGCCACTATTGGTAACTTTATGGAAGCTTGCGGTACCTATCAGCTTTATTTAGAGCAACAACTGGAAATTTGTGGTGATGATGACGAAGGGACTATTCAATTGGCGCTTGATGAGCTCAATTGTACGGATAGTGATGCAGACGGTATTCCTGATGTTTATGAAGATTTTGACGGTGATGGGATATTGGATAATGATGATACAGATAACGACGGATTGGCCAATTATTTAGACGACGACGACGATGGTGACGGCGTGCTTACTATTTTTGAAGCGACAGATGAAGATGGAAACCCCATTGATACCGATGGTGATACCGATGTAGATTACTTAGACGACGACGACGATGGTGATGGGATTCTTACCCAAGATGAAGGTGCAGATCCTAATATGGATGGCGATCCATCTGATGCGGTAGACACTGATGACAATGGTATCCCAGATTATTTAGATCCTATGTAA
- a CDS encoding tRNA1(Val) (adenine(37)-N6)-methyltransferase codes for MLQPFKFKQFEVNQDQCAMKIGTDGVLLGAWTPLTGHPQNILDIGAGTGILSLMMAQRSNAPSIDALEIDDKAYEQCVDNFESSPWGDRLFCYHASLEEFADEIEDTYDLIICNPPFYAEDFKTNDPLRDLARFQDAMPFEHVLESVSVLLSAEGLFSLVIPFSEEDRFIKLADYFGLFPKQICHVRGVASAAIKRSLMTFTFSETEVTTHDLIIENSRHNYTEAYTSLTKDFYLKM; via the coding sequence ATGCTGCAGCCCTTTAAATTCAAACAGTTTGAGGTCAACCAAGACCAATGCGCCATGAAAATTGGTACAGATGGTGTCTTACTTGGTGCTTGGACGCCACTTACAGGACACCCTCAAAACATTTTAGACATTGGTGCCGGCACTGGTATTTTGTCTCTTATGATGGCCCAACGCAGCAATGCGCCTTCTATTGATGCTTTAGAAATAGATGACAAGGCTTACGAACAATGTGTAGACAATTTTGAATCCTCCCCATGGGGCGACCGCTTATTTTGTTACCATGCCTCTTTAGAAGAGTTTGCAGATGAAATAGAAGATACTTACGATCTCATTATTTGTAACCCGCCTTTTTATGCAGAAGACTTTAAAACCAATGATCCGCTTCGGGATCTCGCACGGTTTCAAGATGCTATGCCTTTTGAGCATGTATTAGAAAGTGTTTCGGTACTTCTTTCTGCGGAAGGACTTTTTTCTTTAGTGATTCCGTTTTCAGAAGAAGATCGATTTATAAAACTTGCAGATTACTTTGGGCTTTTTCCAAAACAGATTTGTCATGTTCGCGGCGTTGCATCTGCAGCAATAAAACGAAGTTTGATGACCTTTACCTTCTCAGAAACCGAAGTTACGACTCATGATTTGATTATTGAAAATAGCAGACACAATTATACAGAAGCGTATACCTCACTGACTAAGGACTTTTATCTGAAAATGTAG
- a CDS encoding MGMT family protein, translating into MRPETLNFFDKVYEVVRQIPEGKVTSYGAIANYLGAKRSARLVGYAMNVSHGKDIPAHRVVNRNGLLTGKHHFEGTNLMQQLLESEGVEVIDHQIQNFKQVFWDPAEL; encoded by the coding sequence ATGAGACCAGAGACTCTTAATTTTTTTGATAAGGTTTATGAAGTGGTAAGGCAAATCCCTGAGGGAAAAGTGACCAGTTATGGTGCTATTGCAAATTACTTAGGGGCAAAACGAAGTGCGAGGTTGGTGGGTTATGCAATGAATGTTTCTCATGGTAAAGACATACCAGCACATCGCGTTGTCAATAGAAATGGGTTGCTTACTGGCAAGCACCATTTTGAGGGTACAAATTTGATGCAGCAATTACTAGAAAGTGAAGGGGTTGAGGTTATAGATCACCAAATTCAAAATTTCAAACAGGTCTTTTGGGACCCAGCAGAGTTGTGA
- a CDS encoding acyl-CoA dehydrogenase family protein, translated as MRPDLFEAPDYYNIDDLLTEEHKLIRDAAREWVKRDVSPIIEDYAQRAEFPKQIIGGLAEIGAFGPYIPEEYGGAGLDQISYGLIMQEIERGDSGVRSTASVQSSLVMYPIWKYGNEAQRQKYLPKLASGEWMGSFGLTEPDHGSNPGGMTTNFKDMGDHYLLNGAKLWISNSPFCNVAVVWAKNEEGRIHGLIVERGMEGFSTPETHNKWSLRASATGELIFQDVKVPKENLLPNKSGLGAPLGCLDSARFGIAWGAIGAAMDCYDTALRYSKQRMQFGKPIGQFQLQQKKLAEMITEITKAQLLALRLGQLKNENKATTAQISMAKRNNVDMALKVAREARQMLGGMGITGEYSIMRHMMNLESVVTYEGTHDIHLLITGLDITGLNAFK; from the coding sequence ATGCGACCAGATTTATTTGAAGCACCCGATTATTATAACATTGATGATTTACTTACCGAAGAGCACAAACTCATAAGAGACGCTGCTAGAGAATGGGTAAAACGTGATGTATCTCCTATTATTGAAGACTACGCCCAACGTGCAGAATTTCCTAAACAAATTATTGGAGGTTTAGCTGAAATTGGAGCGTTTGGCCCGTATATTCCTGAAGAATACGGTGGTGCTGGTCTTGACCAGATATCATACGGATTGATCATGCAAGAAATCGAGCGTGGAGATTCTGGAGTAAGAAGTACAGCCTCTGTACAATCCTCTTTAGTGATGTATCCTATCTGGAAGTATGGAAACGAAGCCCAACGTCAAAAATACCTTCCAAAACTTGCCTCTGGTGAGTGGATGGGTTCTTTTGGACTTACAGAGCCAGATCACGGTTCAAACCCTGGCGGTATGACCACAAACTTTAAAGACATGGGTGACCATTATCTATTGAACGGCGCAAAACTATGGATCTCAAATTCTCCGTTTTGTAACGTGGCCGTAGTTTGGGCCAAAAACGAAGAAGGACGTATTCACGGCCTTATCGTTGAGCGCGGCATGGAAGGATTCTCTACACCAGAGACCCATAATAAATGGTCGCTTCGTGCCAGTGCCACAGGAGAGCTTATTTTTCAAGACGTCAAAGTACCAAAAGAAAACCTGCTTCCTAACAAGTCTGGTTTAGGTGCACCATTGGGTTGCTTAGACTCCGCTCGTTTTGGAATTGCTTGGGGCGCTATTGGTGCTGCAATGGATTGCTACGATACTGCTTTGCGTTACAGCAAACAGCGCATGCAATTTGGCAAACCTATAGGACAGTTTCAATTGCAGCAGAAAAAATTGGCCGAGATGATTACTGAAATCACAAAAGCACAATTATTGGCATTACGCTTAGGCCAGCTCAAGAATGAAAATAAAGCAACAACAGCACAAATTTCTATGGCCAAACGTAATAATGTAGATATGGCCCTAAAGGTTGCGAGAGAAGCGAGACAAATGTTGGGCGGTATGGGAATTACCGGAGAATATAGTATTATGAGACATATGATGAATTTAGAAAGCGTAGTCACCTATGAAGGTACGCATGACATTCATTTATTAATTACCGGCTTAGACATTACAGGTCTCAATGCATTTAAATAA
- a CDS encoding NifU family protein — MTTEELRLNIEKALDEIRPFLQSDGGDISLLAIEDDKLVKVQLQGACVGCSVNQMTLKSGVEMTIKKYAPQIEQVINIEA; from the coding sequence ATGACCACAGAAGAATTGAGATTGAATATCGAAAAAGCGCTTGATGAAATCAGACCTTTTTTGCAAAGTGACGGTGGAGACATCTCGTTGCTCGCTATTGAAGACGATAAATTAGTGAAAGTTCAACTTCAAGGCGCCTGTGTGGGTTGTAGTGTCAATCAAATGACCTTGAAATCTGGAGTAGAGATGACCATAAAAAAATACGCTCCACAAATAGAGCAGGTGATTAATATTGAGGCTTAA
- a CDS encoding PA2169 family four-helix-bundle protein: MKYSEEISNKLNTLLTKNYDAQRGYANAIDNVESDMLKMYFKRRSSEREVFADELKKEILQYGEEPKDSGSIKAAVHRNWMSLKSTFSSNNEESVLEEAIRGEEASLEDYNDLLKERNMPPSIDSLLLRQKNAIQSAINTEKAKLELIS; encoded by the coding sequence ATGAAGTATTCAGAAGAAATTTCAAATAAATTAAACACACTACTCACTAAAAACTACGACGCTCAAAGAGGGTACGCTAATGCTATAGATAATGTAGAGAGCGATATGTTGAAGATGTATTTTAAAAGAAGATCTTCGGAGCGAGAAGTATTTGCGGACGAATTAAAAAAGGAAATCTTACAATATGGAGAAGAGCCTAAAGATTCTGGAAGTATCAAAGCTGCGGTGCACCGTAATTGGATGAGCTTGAAATCAACTTTCAGTTCAAACAATGAAGAATCTGTTTTAGAGGAAGCCATCCGTGGTGAAGAAGCAAGTTTAGAGGATTATAATGATCTTTTAAAAGAGCGTAATATGCCACCAAGTATTGACAGTCTATTATTAAGACAGAAAAATGCTATTCAATCTGCAATTAATACAGAAAAAGCGAAATTAGAGCTTATTTCATAA